One Vitis vinifera cultivar Pinot Noir 40024 chromosome 8, ASM3070453v1 genomic window carries:
- the LOC100249368 gene encoding growth-regulating factor 3, with protein sequence MSMDFHLKQWRNQHESEEAPSGKMPRLLLDQQPSGSALPLFVPEPNSKISNLSAFPDSTTTATRFSKTGGSYFSLAQWQELELQALIFRHMLAGAAVPPELLQLIKKSLLNHPPYYLQHPLQHYQHYQPALLQSGYWGRAAMDPEPGRCRRTDGKKWRCSRDVVTGQKYCERHMHRGRNRSRKPVEIPTPAAAGGGGGAAVASVGALKSTTAAIAAQPLTTVAGGTHFALSGPPPSIDLLHLNRSPPEPKTENKGLFEHRTENVSGDGRSDGRVLRHFFDDWPRSIQEPDNAANGSNNSQATSSTYLSMSILGHHSSDVSLKLSTGNGDEQSPQDVNAERERPQLNWAAGWGTHQSAQMGGPLAEALRSATSNSSPTSVLHQLPRGTASDTSYVST encoded by the exons atgTCCATGGATTTCCATCTGAAGCAATGGAGAAACCAGCATGAGTCAGAAGAAGCACCTTCTGGAAAGATGCCTAGACTTCTCCTTGATCAACAACCATCTGGGTCTGCTCTTCCATTGTTTGTACCTGAACCCAACAGCAAGATCAGCAACCTGTCAGCATTTCCAGATTCAACAACAACTGCTACCAGATTTTCCA AAACTGGAGGAAGTTACTTCAGCTTGGCCCAGTGGCAGGAACTTGAGCTGCAGGCTTTGATCTTCAGGCACATGTTAGCTGGTGCTGCTGTGCCTCCTGAACTCCTTCAGCTAATCAAGAAAAGCCTTCTTAACCATCCTCCATACTACCTCCAGCACCCTCTTCAACATTACCAGCATTATCAGCCTGCTT tgttgcaatcagggtacTGGGGAAGAGCTGCAATGGATCCGGAGCCCGGGCGTTGCCGAAGAACAGACGGTAAAAAATGGAGGTGCTCAAGGGACGTGGTAACTGGTCAGAAGTACTGCGAGCGCCACATGCACCGTGGCCGAAACCGTTCAAGAAAGCCTGTGGAAATCCCCACACCCGCTGCCgcgggtggtggtggtggtgctgCTGTTGCTTCTGTTGGGGCCCTCAAATCCACTACTGCTGCCATCGCTGCTCAGCCCTTAACGACCGTAGCTGGTGGGACTCATTTCGCACTTTCCGGGCCACCGCCTTCCATTGATCTGTTGCACCTCAATCGGAG CCCCCCAGAACCAAAAACTGAAAACAAGGGTCTTTTTGAGCATCGAACTGAGAATGTTTCTGGGGATGGTAGATCTGATGGACGAGTCCTACGGCATTTTTTTGACGATTGGCCAAGATCAATCCAAGAACCTGACAATGCCGCCAATGGAAGCAATAACAGCCAGGCAACCTCTTCCACATACCTCTCCATGTCCATTCTTGGGCACCACTCATCCGACGTGTCGTTGAAACTGTCCACTGGTAACGGAGATGAGCAAAGCCCCCAAGATGTAAATGCTGAGAGGGAGAGGCCCCAACTAAATTGGGCTGCAGGTTGGGGGACACACCAGTCGGCCCAAATGGGGGGACCCCTTGCTGAGGCGCTGAGGTCCGCAACATCCAATTCATCACCAACCAGCGTTCTACATCAGTTGCCTCGGGGCACAGCCTCAGATACTAGCTATGTTAGCACCTAA
- the LOC100256294 gene encoding uncharacterized protein LOC100256294 isoform X1 → MGEMIQAQKQQAWEQNSGSLSFNGSLSKEEEEMSKSALSTFRAKEEEIEKKKLEVREKVQVQLGRVEEETRRLATIREELEALADPMRKEVAQVRKKIDSVNRDLKPLGQSCQKKEKEYKDALEAYNEKNKEKVQLISKLMEVSFDMDLKHISQFSIHIFSFQVLTCLSLSFFFLGYVPGCAMGDDLNSW, encoded by the exons ATGGGGGAGATGATTCAAGCACAGAAGCAGCAGGCATGGGAGCAGAACTCAGGCAGCCTCAGCTTCAATGGAAGCTTGTCCAAAGAAGAGGAGGAGATGTCCAAGTCTGCTCTCTCTACCttcagagccaaggaagaagAGATCGAGAAGAAGAAGTTGGAGGTGAGAGAGAAGGTTCAAGTGCAACTTGGCCGTGTTGAAGAAGAAACCAGACGCTTGGCCACGATTCGAGAG GAGCTTGAAGCGCTGGCCGATCCCATGAGAAAGGAAGTGGCACAAGTTCGGAAGAAGATCGACTCAGTCAACAGAGATTTAAAGCCGCTGGGGCAAAGCTGCCAGAAGAAG gaaaaagagtacaaagATGCCCTTGAGGCTTATAATGAGAAGAACAAGGAAAAAGTACAACTAATTTCCAAATTGATGGAGGTGAGCTTCGACATGGACCTAAAACACATATCTCAATTCAGTATACATATTTTCTCATTCCAAGTTCTAACTTGTCTCtcactctcttttttttttctgggttaCGTGCCTGGTTGTGCAATGGGTGATGATCTGAACAGCTGGTGA
- the LOC100256294 gene encoding uncharacterized protein LOC100256294 isoform X2 has protein sequence MGEMIQAQKQQAWEQNSGSLSFNGSLSKEEEEMSKSALSTFRAKEEEIEKKKLEVREKVQVQLGRVEEETRRLATIREELEALADPMRKEVAQVRKKIDSVNRDLKPLGQSCQKKEKEYKDALEAYNEKNKEKVQLISKLMELVSESERLRMKKLEELSKNIDSMH, from the exons ATGGGGGAGATGATTCAAGCACAGAAGCAGCAGGCATGGGAGCAGAACTCAGGCAGCCTCAGCTTCAATGGAAGCTTGTCCAAAGAAGAGGAGGAGATGTCCAAGTCTGCTCTCTCTACCttcagagccaaggaagaagAGATCGAGAAGAAGAAGTTGGAGGTGAGAGAGAAGGTTCAAGTGCAACTTGGCCGTGTTGAAGAAGAAACCAGACGCTTGGCCACGATTCGAGAG GAGCTTGAAGCGCTGGCCGATCCCATGAGAAAGGAAGTGGCACAAGTTCGGAAGAAGATCGACTCAGTCAACAGAGATTTAAAGCCGCTGGGGCAAAGCTGCCAGAAGAAG gaaaaagagtacaaagATGCCCTTGAGGCTTATAATGAGAAGAACAAGGAAAAAGTACAACTAATTTCCAAATTGATGGAG CTGGTGAGTGAAAGTGAGAGGTTGAGGATGAAGAAGCTGGAGGAGCTGAGTAAGAACATAGATTCCATGCACTAA